Sequence from the Ochrobactrum vermis genome:
CGGATAGTAGACCGGAATGTGCTTGAAGACGGCTGCCTTGCCCAGGGCCATGAAGAAGCCAAGAATGAAGACCGTGATGGTGAAGCCGATCACGCCCATTTCAGCATGGAAAGCAAGCGGGCCGTTATCGCTCTGGATGACGTAATCCGTTGGCGGATAGGACAAGATGAATGTCGCGACCAGTGAAACGGCGAAGGTCCAGTACATGACCCTGCGCGCGCCGTAGACATCCGATAGATGCCCGCCATAGGCGCGGAAAAGACTGGCCGGAACAGAGAAGAACGCCGCGATGACGCCAGCCAGACGAATATCGACACCATAAACATGGATCAGATATTGCGGCAGCCACAGCGCGAGCGCCACGAAAGCGCCGAAGACGAAGAAATAGTAAAGCGAGAAACGCCAGACCTGCACGTTCTTGAGCGGTTCCAGCTCCATCAGCGTGCTTGTCGGTTTTTCGCCCTTGCGCCGGCGTTCGACCAGAACCGGATCGTCGCTGGTGGTGAAATAGAAGATCAGCGCCATGACAACCATCGCAGCTGCCCAGATTTCGGCAACCGCATGCCAGCCGAGCGCGACCATGACCATCGGCGCAAAAAACTTGGTTACTGCCGCACCGACGTTGCCCGCGCCGAAAATGCCGAGCGCAACGCCCTGCTTCTCGGGTGGATACCAGCGCGAGACATAGGCGACGCCGACCGAGAACGACCCGCCCGCCACGCCGACGCCGAGCGCGGCGATTAGCATCTGCGGATAGGTGGTGGCGTAGGTCAGAAGGTAGGTGGCAACCGCCGAGACCAGCATGGTCAGCGTGAAAATGGCACGACCGCCATAGCGATCCGCCCATATGCCCAGGATGACACGGATCAGCGACCCGGTCAGGATAGGCGTCCCGACGAGCAGGCCGAACTGCGTTTCGCTCAGGCCAAGTTCAGATCGAATTTCAATGCCGATGATTGCGAAGATGGTCCAGACCGCAAAACATACTGTGAACGCGGTTGTACTCATCGTCAGCGCGGTAGTCTGCGCCCTGGGGTTTTCCCCTGCGACTTGTTGCATAGGCGTACTCCGAATTGAATACCATGAGAGGTTTCGTTTGCACTTATGCGTCGACTGTCAGATCAGTACATTGATTAAGATCAATATCGATAATCTGTTCAAGGAGATTTTCAAATAGAAGCGCAGCAAGAGACAGAATAAATTGAATTATAGACAAGTATTGATTTATGTATATTGACCGATTGATTATTATCAATTATAATAGCCCATTATAAGTTGAGGGAGAAAGTGAGGTTTGATGCGGCAGGAAGATAAAATTGCATTGAAGAATCAACCGCTCTTCGCGGACATGGCAGACGCCACATTTGAGCGCATCATGCGCCCGAGCTTCGTGCAATCGTTTCCGCCACGCATGACCCTGATCAAGGAGGACGAACCGGCAGACTTCCTGTTCGCGATCCTGGACGGTCTCGTTTTGATGTCGGCAAAATCCGACGACGGTGAAACCGCGCTGGAAATATTGCGCGCCGACGACATTTTCATCCTCGCAGCCGTACTCAATGACGATGTTTGCCTGCAAACCGCACAGACGCTGACCGCAACGCGTGTATTGATGGTGCCTTCCAGCCTGGTTCGCGAAATGATGAGCGAGGATCTGGGCTTCATGCGCGCCCTCGTTTTTGAAACTGCGCGGGCCTATCGCCGTCTCGTGAAGGAGCTGAAGACGCAGAAGCTGAGAAGCAGCGTCCAGCGCCTCGCCAACTGGAT
This genomic interval carries:
- a CDS encoding cyclic nucleotide-binding domain-containing protein — protein: MRQEDKIALKNQPLFADMADATFERIMRPSFVQSFPPRMTLIKEDEPADFLFAILDGLVLMSAKSDDGETALEILRADDIFILAAVLNDDVCLQTAQTLTATRVLMVPSSLVREMMSEDLGFMRALVFETARAYRRLVKELKTQKLRSSVQRLANWIVKESLLNNGTDVVMIPYEKRTLAAYLGMTPENLSRSFAALVPYGISVHASAIKITNQNKLLQFAAPSHLIDREEPPRTIDKV